In Oncorhynchus nerka isolate Pitt River linkage group LG26, Oner_Uvic_2.0, whole genome shotgun sequence, one DNA window encodes the following:
- the LOC115110468 gene encoding CD9 antigen-like — MALDGCGQLCKCFLIMFNILFALVGMAMFGLGLWLRFSSETRGFFNIDLNTQQFVIGVSVLIALGAVILLVAVFGDYGACNENMNGLAVFSCLLAILAGVEIAAGVFAYMRSDVVGEQLAKFYMTVYAQYVDKGDPGLAVTLSMFHNVLHCCGLIGALDLLVKKTCPKTGIWDTLTLPACPTVILNLFESKAPLVMGLFLGTAAMLITALVCCSILMKQIKKSRFSAPVY, encoded by the exons ATGGCACTAGACGGATGTGGCCAGCTGTGCAAGTGTTTCCTCATCATGTTCAACATCCTTTTTGCC CTGGTGGGTATGGCGATGTTCGGGTTGGGCTTGTGGCTGAGGTTCAGCTCTGAGACCAGAGGATTTTTCAACATAGACCTCAACACACAACAGTTTGTCATCG GTGTGTCAGTGTTGATTGCGTTAGGAGCAGTGATATTGCTCGTGGCTGTTTTCGGAGACTATGGAGCATGCAATGAGAATATGAATGGATTGGCAGTG TTTTCCTGCCTGCTGGCTATCCTGGCTGGAGTAGAGATTGCAGCCGGTGTGTTCGCCTACATGAGAAGCGATGtg GTGGGAGAGCAGCTGGCAAAATTCTATATGACTGTGTACGCTCAGTATGTGGACAAAGGAGACCCTGGCTTGGCTGTTACCCTGTCCATGTTCCACAATGTG ttGCACTGCTGTGGACTCATTGGTGCCTTGGACCTCTTGGTAAAAAAAACATGTCCCAAAACTGGCATTTGGGACACCTTAACTCTCCCT GCCTGCCCCACAGTGATCCTCAACCTCTTTGAGTCCAAAGCGCCTCTGGTGATGGGCCTCTTCCTTGGGACTGCTGCTATGCTG ATCACAGCCCTGGTGTGCTGCAGCATCCTCATGAAACAGATCAAGAAGAGTCGCTTCTCTGCCCCTGTGTACTGA